The following are from one region of the Heliangelus exortis chromosome 2, bHelExo1.hap1, whole genome shotgun sequence genome:
- the IBA57 gene encoding putative transferase CAF17, mitochondrial, whose amino-acid sequence MLVRAGAAGAAVTTTATTLPLPGLRRLWRGGGSGSAACFPVRRAVLEVRGAEAAVFLQGLLTNDVTRLLPGDAASAPAPPRALYAHALNVQGRCLYDVIAYRLHERADEEPHILLECDSGVLDAIQKHLKLYKIRRKVNIAPCLDLSLWAVIPGEQAGDIAGSLSKCADQALILTPDPRTEIMGWRLVTRKGANLSEIIPGSHIGNIQDYHRHRYKQGIPEGVKDLPPGVALPLESNLAFMNGISFTKGCYIGQELTARTHHMGVIRKRLLPVHFPAPLPKDSIPEGAEILTESGKSVGKFRAGEGELGLALLRLANITEPLCLNIAGDKVKLTASTPEWWPKNASK is encoded by the exons ATGTTGGTGAGGGCGGGAGCAGCGGGGGCGGCGGTAACAACTACAGCGACGACCCTGCCCTTGCCCGGGCTGCGGCGGCTGTGGCGGGGCGGGGGCAGCGGTTCGGCCGCCTGCTTCCCGGTGAGGCGGGCGGTGCTGGAGGTGCGCGGGGCCGAGGCCGCCGTTTTCCTGCAGGGCCTGCTCACCAATGACGTCACGCGGCTGCTGCCCGGGGACGCCGCCTCAGCACCGGCCCCGCCACGGGCGCTCTACGCGCATGCGCTGAACGTGCAGGGCCGCTGTCTCTATGACGTCATCGCATACAG gCTTCACGAGAGGGCAGATGAAGAGCCACACATCCTGCTGGAGTGTGACAGCGGTGTGCTGGATGCCATACAAAAACATCTGAAGCTCTACAAGATCCGGAGGAAAGTAAACATTGCCCCTTGCCTTGACCTCTCTTTGTGGGCTGTCATCCCCGGGGAGCAGGCTGGAGACATTGCTGGTTCTCTCAGTAAATGTGCAGACCAAGCACTGATCTTAACTCCTGACCCCAGAACAGAAATCATGGGCTGGAGACTGGTTACAAGGAAAGGAGCAAATCTCTCAGAGATTATCCCCGGGAGTCATATTGGAAATATTCAGGATTATCACAGGCACAGGTATAAGCAAG GAATTCCTGAAGGTGTGAAAGATCTCCCTCCTGGAGTAGCCCTCCCCTTGgaatccaacctggccttcatGAATGGCATCAGCTTTACCAAAGGCTGCTACATTGGGCAGGAGCTGACAGCCAGGACACACCACATGGGTGTCATCCGTAAACGTCTGCTGCCAGTCcatttcccagctcctcttcccaAGGACAGCATTCCCGAGGGTGCTGAGATCTTAACTGAATCTGGAAAATCAGTTGGCAAGTTCCGGGCTGGAGAAGGTGAACTTGGTCTGGCTTTGCTGAGGTTAGCTAATATCACTGAACCACTCTGCCTAAATATAGCAGGTGATAAAGTGAAGCTCACTGCAAGCACACCCGAGTGGTGGCCAAAAAATGCCAGTAAATAA